The Desulfovibrio sp. UCD-KL4C genome includes the window CCCCTTATTCAACTTCTACAGCGACTTTTTTAGGGACAGGTGAACCGGCCTTAGGCATTACTATCTTAAGGACACCATCTTTAATCGACGCAGAGACCTTATCGACATCAACATAAGTATTAATCGAAACTATCCGCTGAAAGACCCCTGAAGGCCTTTCCTGACGAAAATATCTTCCCTCAGGTAGCTTACGTTCACCTTTGATTACAAGATCCTTTGCAGTGATCGCAATGTCCATGTCTTCAATCGCCAAACCGGGCATTTCTGCATGCACATAAACATTATTTTCATCTTCCCCGATATTTATAGGAGGATATGATGTTTTTCTTCGTTTATACTGTTGCGGATTGAAGACTTCATTAAAAACTTTGTCAAATTCATATGGGAAGCTATAAACTGAGCCTAAGTCAATGACCATAAGACACCTCCTGATTTTTTTCGTATTACTAGAAAAATAACCCAAAAAAAGGAGTTGTCAACCATTCACGGACAAATAGTATTTTTCCAATACAGCAAAGAAAATTTAACATACGCAGTTAGTTGTAATCGGTTAGCATTCTGTTGAATTCAATAATATTTCCTGAATTATCAGAGTTCTAATTCTTCATATCTTTTACGCAGTCTATCAGCATAGTCCTGACTGTTGTTCTTTTTTTTATTTATGTTTCCAATAAGCGGATATTCTTCTGGATCAATATTTCCATTATCTTTTGTACCACCTTTAAAGAAACCAACATTATCCCCACTACCATCTTCATAGAAACCGTGTTCATGATATAGCTCAAAATTCGCTTCATCGAGAATCTTCTCAACTTTATCAGAGCTTGCTTCACCTATAAGGACAGCTATTCCACCTAATGGAGAAATTTTAATAATACGTCTCGTTATAGCTCTAGCAGTTTTTCCGGCCTTACTCTCTTTGGAAACAAGCCCGCCTAAACGCCTTTTTCCAAATTTAAACAGCCCCGTCCGATCATAAAAATTAATAGGATCATCCAAACAATACCCGTAAACATCCACGTCTCCGCCAGCAAAACCTATCGGGTCGGGAGTTATGAATCTTCCGATTGCGGGATCGTATTCACGATGTCCAAAGTGGATAAGTCCGGTTATCTATATCAAAGAGTCTGGCGGTAAATTTATCGGATATACTGAACTCCTCTCAATAATAGTTATGAGAGGAGTTTTATATTTTATCAAAAGAGTGTAAATTTTATGGCGCAAATCCATTGATTAGCCAACAAAGTATAATGAATAGTAAAAATAATCCTGGAGCGAAACACGCAATTCCTAGTATAATTACTAAGAAATACTCTGTCTTATTCTTTTGTTTACTTTTTAAAAAAATAAATAATAAAAATAAATATGGTAAAATTGGAACAATAAAGAAAGTAAACGGTTCATGTACTACATGGAATAGATAATTAAACAAATAATATGTTGGTACAATAATAATCCACATAAGTATAATTATATATTTATTTTCTAACATAATTTTTTATTATAAAAAGAGCTTCAGCTGCGTCTTTATAGTTTTTTGCATCTTTTATATCTTTTTCTTTTGGAGGATTCTGCCATTTGCTCGGATCGTCGTTCAGCTTTTCAAGATCATTTACGAGTTCTTTGTCAGCTTTCATAATTTTTTGTTTTTGCACCTTATTAACATCTCCAAGGATGTCCATATTTTTAATCCGTTCGTATTCGAGATCATGTTTTTTATATGCCTCATCAGAGCTATCCACAGGTGCCTTCGAGCCTATTTTTCCTCCATTAAGACCTCCGCTGTACAGTCCTCCTCCCCAGTTAGCATACTTTGGCCCATCAAATCGTGACCGCCCTTCGCCTCCCCATTTTATTGCTGAATAGTTTTTT containing:
- a CDS encoding Hsp20/alpha crystallin family protein; translated protein: MVIDLGSVYSFPYEFDKVFNEVFNPQQYKRRKTSYPPINIGEDENNVYVHAEMPGLAIEDMDIAITAKDLVIKGERKLPEGRYFRQERPSGVFQRIVSINTYVDVDKVSASIKDGVLKIVMPKAGSPVPKKVAVEVE
- a CDS encoding RHS repeat-associated core domain-containing protein; the encoded protein is MTGLIHFGHREYDPAIGRFITPDPIGFAGGDVDVYGYCLDDPINFYDRTGLFKFGKRRLGGLVSKESKAGKTARAITRRIIKISPLGGIAVLIGEASSDKVEKILDEANFELYHEHGFYEDGSGDNVGFFKGGTKDNGNIDPEEYPLIGNINKKKNNSQDYADRLRKRYEELEL